The window GGCGCGTACCAGGACCCCGTCCGGCGCCTCGATCAGCTCGGCCACGCTGGGCGGGATCCGGCGGCGGGCCTCGGTCAGGTCGGTTTCCAGCAGCACCTCGACCGACCAGGCGTACGGCACCCCGGCCAGCGACCGGGCCACGTGTCCGGCGGGGTCGAACCCGTCCGGCACGGTGAACTGCCCCGCTCCCCCGTCGGCCGGGTCCGGCGCCGACGGTTCGACGGCGGCGATCCGGTCGAGGCGGAAGGTGCGGATCTCACCACGCCGGTGGTCGTGGCCGGTGACGTACCAGCGGCCGGCGTGGAAGACCAGGCCGTACGGGTCCAGGTCGCGACGGGAGTCCTCGCCCCGCCACGAGCGGTAGGTCAGGCTGACCCGGCGGCGGGACCGGGTCGCCGCCCCGAGGGTGAGCAGCACGCTCGCCGCCGGACCGGCCGTCTCCGTACGCCGCCGGGTGGTGAAGCCGAGCGTCTGCCGTACGGCGGTGAGCCGGTCGGCCAGCGCCTCCGGCAGCACCCGACTGATCTTGCCCAGGGCGACGGCGGTCGCCGGTGCCTCGGTGCCGAGGCCGAGCTGTTCCGCCGCGACCAGCCCGAGTACCACCGCCACGGCCTCGTCGTCGGTGAGCATCAGCGGCGGCAGCTTGTAACCGGGCAGGAGCCGGTAGCCGCCGTACCGCCCCCGTTGTGCGGTCACCGGGATGCCGAGTTCCTCCAGGGTGCGGGCGTACCGGCGGACGGTTCGCTCGTCGACCCCGAGCCGGGCGCTGAGTTCCGCCCCGGTGAGCCGGTGCTGGCTCTGGAGCAGTTCGAGCAGGCCCAACACCCGAGCTGCGGGATGTGACACAGACCACCCTCCAATACCGGACCGATCCTGCCCGGATTCGATCGTACGCTCTACCGGACGGCACAAAGCAACGCGGACGACATCGAGCAACGCGGACGACATCGAGCGATGGGAGACACGGGGATGAGCACGTTCGTACTGGTTCCGGGATTCTGGTTGGGCGCGTGGGCGTGGCAGGACGTGACCGCCGCGCTGCGGGCGGACGGGCACGAGGTCCACCCGGTGACCCTGACCGGGCTCGCGGACCGCGCCCACCTGATCGGTCCCGAGGTGGACCTGGAGACCCACACCGCCGACATCGTCGGGCTGATCGAGGCGGCGGACCTGCGGGACGTGGTGCTGGTCGGACACTCCGGCGGCGGCCTGCCGGTCACCCAGGCCGCCGACCGGATCCCGGACCGGATCGCCCGGGTGGTCTACGTCGACAGCGCCCCGCTGCCCGACGGCGTCTCCCAGTTCGACACCAACCCGCCCGAGGAACAGGAACGCACCCGCGGCCTGGTCCGGGACGGTCAGCTACCGCCGCCGGCCTGGGACCCGACGGCCGACCCGGAGAACCTGGCCGGACTGGACGAGCCGGCGTTGGCGCTGCTGCGGGAGCGGGCCACCCCGCAACCACTGCGCACCGCCACCGACCCGGTCCGGCGTACGGGAGGTCGGGCGGTGCCGACCACGCTGGTGGCCTGCACCTTCCCGGTGGACGTGGTCCGCTCGATGATCGACCAGGGGGTGCCGATGTTCGCCGAGCTGGCCGGGGCGGACATCCACGGGTTGCCGACCGGCCACTGGCCGATGCTCAGCGAGCCGAAACGCCTGGCCGACCTGCTCGACTCGATCGCCTCCGCGTAGCAGTTACGACTTGAGTAGGTGCAGGATCTCGTCGGCCACCTGCTCCGGCGTACGCCCGTCGGTGATCACGGTGTGCGCGGCGACCTCCTGGTAGAGCGGTCGCCGCTGGTCGAGCAGGTACTTGAGGGTGGCGCGCGGGTTGATCGCGAGCAGCGGTCGACCCGCGCCGAGCCCGACCCGCCGGATCGCGTCGGTCAGCTCCACCGACAGGTAGACCACGGTGCGCCCGGCCAGCGCCGCGCGGGTCGACTCGGCCAGGATCGCGCCGCCGCCGAGGGCGAGCACCCCGTCGAACTCACCCAGCGCGGCCAGCACCGCGTCTCGTTCGAGCGTACGGAAATGCTCCTCGCCCTCGTCGACGAAGATCTCGGGGATCGGCTTGCCCGCGGTCGCCTCGATGTCGCCGTCGGTGTCCCGGAAGCCGACACCGAGCGCGGTGGCGAGGACCTGACCGGTGCTGGACTTTCCGGATCCTGGGGCGCCGACCAGGACGCAGATCGGGGCCATCAGCGGATCACCAGGTGGTCCAGGTAGCCGCCGAGGTTCCGTTGGATCTCGGCGATCGAGTCGCCGCCGAACTTCTCCGTCGCCGCCTCGGCCAGCACCAACGCCACCATCGCCTCGGCGACCACGGCGGCGGCGGGGACCGCGCAGACGTCGGAACGCTGGTTGATCGCGGTCGCCGGTTCACCGGTGGTCACGTCGACCGTGGCCAGGGCCCGGTTCAGCGACGAGATCGGCTTCATCGCGGCGCGTACCCGAAGGGGTTCTCCGGTGGTCATGCCGCCCTCCAGGCCGCCGGCCCGGTCGGTGACCCGGCGCACCCCGGTCGCGGTCGGCACGATCTCGTCGTGCGCGACCGACCCGCGCGAGCGGGCCTGGAGCCAGGCGTCGCCGATCTCCACGCCCTTGATCGCCTGGATCGACATCAGCGCGGTCGCGAGCCGGGCGTCGAGCTTGCGGTCCCACTGCACGTGACTACCCAGCCCCGGCGGCACGTTGTAGGCGAGGACCTCCACGATGCCGCCGAGCGTGTCCGCGTCCTTCTTGGCGGCGTCGACCTCGGCCACCATCCGGGTGCTCGCCTCCGGGTCCAGGCAGCGCAGCGGGTCGGCGTCGATCCGCTCGGCGTCCTCGGGACGGGGCTGGAGACCGGGCTTGGCCGCGACCGAGCCCAGCTCGACCACGTGCGAGACGATCTCGATGCCGAGCCCCTGCCGGACCAGCGCCTTCGCGACGGTGCCGACGGCGACCCGGGCGGCGGTCTCCCGCGCGCTGGCCCGCTCCAGGATCGGGCGGGCGTCGGTGTGACCGTACTTCTGCATGCCGGCAAGATCGGCGTGGCCGGGGCGGGGGCGGGTCAGTGGGGCGTTTCGTGCCTGGCTGGCCAGCTCGTCCGGGTCGACCGGGTCGGCCGACATGACGGTCTGCCACTTGGGCCACTCGGAGTTCCCGATCCGTACGGCAACCGGGCTGCCCAGGGTGACCCCGTGCCGTACCCCACCGATGATCTCGATCTCGTCCCGCTCGAACGCCATCCGCGCGCCCCGGCCGTAGCCGAGCCGGCGACGGGCCAGCTCGGCGATGATCTGCTCGCTGGTCACCTCGATCCCGGCGGGCACCCCTTCGAGGAGCGCGACGAGGGCGGGGCCGTGCGACTCACCCGCGGTCAACCAGCGCAACAAGGCAGCGAACCTTTCCTTCTTCATCCGTGCCGGACGGTCCTGGCGTTCCGCGACCAGCTTGCGGATGCCAGTTGCCCAGTCTGGCACGCGCCGGACCCGCTCCGGCTGAACCCCACCCCCTGTCCCGGCGTACGGACGGGTGACCGCTACGTGTCCGCCGTTTCGGGCCGGGTAACGCATCAACCCCGTACATCAAAGAAGATGTACCCACACCATCTTTGAGGCTCTTGTGACGCTTCCGTGGGTGGTTGGGCGCGTCGTTGTGGGGCACGCCGTTGTCCTGCCTAGGTTCTGGCTTGTCGAAGGTCAGAACTTTCAGTGGCGGGAGAACGGCGTGCGTAATGCCAGGTTATGGGCTCGATTGCTCGGCGTCGAGAAGACGGTGGTCGAGGGTGTCGAGTTCGATGAGGATGCGGGTGTGGTGGTGGCGTCGGTGCGGCCGGGGCGTGGTCAGCGGCGTCGGTGTGGGGTCTGCGGGCGGCGGTGTCCTGGTTATGACCGGGGTGAGGGGCGTCGTCGGTGGCGGGCGTTGGATTGGGGAACGGTCCGGATGTTCGTCGAGGCTGACGCGCCTCGGGTCCGTTGTGTCACTCATGGGGTGGTGGTGGCCGCGGTGCCGTGGGCGCGGCATGGTGCCGGACATACCCGTGGTTTCGATCAGACGGTGGCGTGGCTTGCCACGGTGTGTGCGAAGAGTGCGGTGACGGAGTTGATGCGGGTCGCGTGGCGGACGGTTGGTGCCGTGGTGGCCAGGGTCTGGGCGGATGTTGAGGCCGGGAACGATTTGCTGGCGGGGTTGCGTCGGGTGGGGATCGATGAGATTTCCTACCGGAAGGGCCGTAAGTATCTGCTCGTGGTGGTGGATCATGACTCGGGTCGGCTGGTTTGGGTGGCCAACGGGGCGAACCAGACCACCCTGGGCCGGTTCTTCGACCTTCTCGGCGAACGGCGGTGCGCGGAGATCAGTCACGTGTCCTGCGACGGGGCTCGTTGGATGAGTGACGTCATCACCGCTTACTGCCCGCAGGCGGTGCGTTGTGCTGATCCCTACCATGTGGTGGCGTGGGCGACCGAGGCCCTTGACGTCCAGCGGCGTCAGTCGTGGAACGCGGCCCGTGGGGCGGCGCGGGGTATCAGCCACAACCGGAGATCACGCGGGACGGCGAAGCTGCTGAACAACGCCCGGTGGGCGTTGTGGAAGAACCCCGAGAACCTCAGCGAACGTCAACGCGAGCAACTGGCCTGGATCGCCAGGACCGACCCCGTGTTGCACCGGGCCTGGGCCCTGAAAGAGGGCCTACGGACCGTGTTCGCGATCGCCAGACGCAGCCCGGCCGAAGCCGTCGAGGCCCTGGACAGGTGGATCAGCTGGGCCCGCCGATGCCGAATCCCGGGCTTCGTGAAACTCCAGCAACGGATCGTCCGTCACCGTCACGCGATCATCGCCTCGATCGAACACCGCCTGTCCAACGCCATCGTGGAGTCCACCAACACCAAGATCCGACTCATCATCCGCAGGGCCTACGGATTCCACTCCGCCGACGCCGTCATCGCCCTGGCCATGCTCACCCTCGGCGGCCACCGACCCAATCTCCCCGCCAGATAACCCACGGACCAGTCACAAGAGCCATCTTTGATGTACGGCCTTACAACAAGCCGACGACCGCCAACGGGAACAGACCCAACGACACCGGGGTGGGCCCGCCTATCCGGTCGAGCCGGTAGGCGGGCCCCACTGCGGCTACGAGTTGTCGTACAGGTCGAAAACCTCGGCATCGGACAACGCCCCGGCGTAGAGCTTCACCTGGTCGACCGCGCCACTGAAGTAGCCCCCGGTCGGTCCGGCCGCACCGAGGTAGAGCGGGGAGCTGGGCGTACCGGTGGCGCCGGCGCCGCTGGCCGTCTGCAGTACGCCGTCGACGTAGAGGCGAACCGAACCGGTGGCGGCGTCGAACACGCCGGTCAGGTGCACCCAGTCGTTCGTCGTCGCCGGTACGTCCGAGGTGGCGAGCGACCACGAACCGCCCGGCGAGTTGATCCCGAACGACCACCGGCCATCCGGCCCGGCCGACAGCTCCACCGACCCGTCGGTGCCGCCCTGTTGCACCAGAACCTGCTCCTGGGCGGTGATCGCGGCGATTCGGGCCCAGGTCGACACGGTGAGGGACTGGTCGCCAACCAGCACCGCCTGGGAGGTGGCGGCATGACCGTCGCCGACGGAGCCGTACCCCTCGGGCTGCGGCTCGTTGAACCACAACGCCTCGTTGCCGTCGTGCCCGGCCTCCGTGTAACCGCTCGTCTGCTCCGGCGAGTACGGATTGGTGCAGCCGTGCGGCCTCAGCCGCTGCGACCAGTAACTGTTGCTCGTCGCGTCACCGCAGCCCGACCCGAATTCGCCGTTGAAGTCCCAGGTGGCCACCTGGGTCGGCGCGAGGATCCCTGCGGTGGCCTGCGTACCCGCACCGGGATCCGACGGCGTACCCCAGAGGTCGTCGTGGGTCACCACCCGGTTCCACAGCCGGACTCCGCGGATCTCGCCGCTGTAGAAACCCCGGTCGGCATCATCGGCCCGGCCACGACCGATGGCCACCGGCCCGCCGGCCGCCCAACCCCCGCCCCGGTTCGACAACCAGGTGGCGGAGGGCGTAACCGTCGAGGTGCTGTCGAGTACGCCGTTCACCCACAGGCTGGCCCTGCCCTCGCCTTCGTCCCACACCCCGACGAGGTGCGTCCACTTGTCGGCGGGCGGGGTCACCGCCGCCCAGGCGGTGAGGAACTTAGGCTCGGCCCCGTCCTGCGCCGGGATTCGTATACGCCACTTTCCCGCCTCGCAGTTGTAGCTCAGCATGAATCCGCTGACGTGCGCCCCGTCGACCGACACCGCGGTCCGGTTGCCCTCCGGGCAACCGCCCGCCGAGGGTTGCCTGACCCAGGCGGCGACGCTGAACGAACCCGACGTGTCCAGGCCGGTTCCGGTGGCCGTGGCGACACCACGGGGACCGGTGCCGTCGCCGTCGAACCGCGCGGTCTGCTCGCCGACGATCCAGGTATCCGGGGCCCACCCGACATCGGGTTGCGTGAGCGTCAGGTGCGCGCCCCCGAACTGGTTCCTCAGATAGTGACCGTCGATGGTGTCGAGCGGCCAGTGGGCCACCGGCGCGGCCGGGGCGCCGACCAGGAAGGCGTACGAGGTGGTCGGGCTGCGCCGGTCCGCCCGGTCCAGGCTGTACACCTCCAGCGTGTTGAGGCCGTACCGGGGCGGGGTCAGCGCCACCGTGTGGGGGGCACCCGCCGTCACCTTGACCGTGGTCGCCGGCTGAAAGCCGCCGGCCCAGGCGTACACGTATTTCACCGCGCTCGGGGCGCCGGAGGCGAGGGTGAACAGGCCCGACACTCCCGGGCCGCCGTGGGCGACACCGTCGGCCGGGTACTCGACCGACGACACCGTCGGGAGGGGCAACGCGAGCCGCGGCGCGCCGGGGTCGACCGGGGCCGCATCGGCGGGGCTCCGGTCGGCGAAGTCGGTCGCGACCAGCAGTCCCGCGGCGAGCATCAGCACCGACGTCGACCGTGCCAAGCCGCGGACGGATCGGGCATAGCTCATGGCAGATGACAAGACGAACCTCCAATGTGTACGTCTCAGAAAGTCATCGAACCCTAGAGACGCCACCTACAGCGAGTCAAGATCTTTTCACGGTCAGGAACCTTGACACTCGCTGAACGTCAGCGGTCACCAGCAACCGGAGCGTCGGGCCACCAGCCGGAGCGTCAAGCCGAGGCGCGAGCGGAGAACAATGCCGTACGCATCGCCGCGACCGGTGCGGTCACACCGGTGAAGTGCTCGAACTGGCCGACCGCCTGGGCCAGCAGCAGGTCGAGTCCGGAGACGATCCTGCACCCCGCGTCGCGGGCGTCGGCGGCCAGCGGCGTCGGCCAGGGGTCGTAGAGCGCGTCGAAAAGCACCGTCGACGGCAGCCAGGAGATCTGTCCGGCGAGTGGATCGGCGACACCCTTCGGCACGGTGGAGATCACCACGTCCGCGATGGCCTGCTTGGGTGCGTCCGTCCAGTCCGCCGGGACCAGCGAGATCCCGAGCTTGCGCGCCACCGGCCGGAGTTCATCGATCGCCGCCGACCGCCGGGCCACCACGGTCACCCGCTCCGCCTGGAGTTGGACGGCCGCGGCCAGCGCCGCCCGTGCGGTGCCGCCCGCGCCGAGGACGGTCACGGTGGCGCCGGCCGGCACCCCGGCCGCCCGGAGCACCTCCACCATGCCGCGGACGTCGGTGTTGTCGGCGTACCAGGAGCCGTCTGGTCGACGTACCAGGGTGTTGGCGGCACCGACGGCGGCGGCGACCGGCGAGATCTCGCCGGCCACCGCGAGCCCGACCTCTTTCAGCGGCATGGTCAGGGACAGCCCGGCCCACTCGGCGCCGAGGCCGGCCACCAGATCCGGTAGCTCGGCCTCGGCGCACTCGATCGCGCTGTACGACCAACCGGTCAGGCCGGCCGCGCGGTAACCCGCATTGTGGATCACGGGCGAGAGGGAATGCGAAATCGGCTTACCCAGCACCGCCGCGCGTCGGGCCACGACCACTCAGAGGACGCCGTTCTCTCGGGCTTTCTGCTGGTTGCGCAGATGCTGGGCGTTGGTCTCGGCGAACTCCGAGTGCCCCTGCTTGTCGACCGCCACGAAGAAGTACCAGTCGCCCTTCGGCGGATCCATCGCCCCCTGCAACGCCAGCTTGCCGGGGTTGTCGATCGGGGTCGGGATGAACCCCTTCAGCTTGCGGTTGTACGGGTTCTTCGGGTCGTCCAGTTCTTTCGTGGTCATGTCCTTCGACGCCTTGGTCGGCAGGCCCCGGACGTCGAACCAGTAGTTGACCGTCACGTCCATCTCGAAGCACTCGCACGGCACCTCGGAGTTCGGCTTGAACAGCCGGTTGTACGCGACCCGGGCGACCTTGCCGAGGTCGTCGGGATTACCCGCCTCGACCTGCGCCAGCGAGGCCACGATCAGCGCCTCGTACGGGGTGACCCCGCCGAGGTTCTCCTGCACCACGTCGGTGAACTTGATCTGCCCGACGACGGTGAGGAATCCCTGCACCATCTCCTTGAGGATGCCCTCGGCGGTGGCGTTCGGCGGCAGATCGTACGTGTCCGGGAAGAGGAAACCCTCGATCGACGGGGTGACCTTCTTGCCGTCGCTGCGGGTGAACCAGTAATCCGGCACACCGAGCGCGAGCGGGTCCTTCGCCGCGGCCTCGAACTCCGCCACCGGGATCTTGGTGGTCTCCTCGAGCTGCTTGTAGACCTGCTTGGCGGTCAGACCCTCGCGAATGGTGATCTTGTTGGTCACCCTGGTCTTCGGGTCCAGCAGCAGGGTCAGCGCGGACTCACCCGACATCTGCTTGCGTACCTGGTAGAAACCCGGCTGGATGCCGGTGGCAGCCGAGTTCTTCTCCGCGGCCTCGACAAACGCCTTGGGGCTCTTGACCACGCCCTGGGTGACCAGGGTGTTGCCGATGTCGGCGAGGAAATCGCCGTCCTTGATCTCGATCACGACCTGTCCGGTGCCGGCGCCCTCGTAGTCGGGCGCGCCGAACAGTCCCTGGATCCGGTCGCCGGCGTACCAGACACCACCGCCGAGTACGGCGAGCAGGACAAGGGGCAGCACCAGGGCGAGCACGGTCTTGCCCCGGCCACCACGACCCTTGCGCTTCCGGTCGCGTACGCCACCGCGCCGGTGTTGTCCCTTCTCGGTTCGCTCGTCGAACGCGAGCTCCAAGTCGTCGATCATCTGGTCCGCCTCCGCTGCCCGTCTAGCCAGCTCTGCAGGATCTCGACTGCGGCCGCCTGATCGACCACAGCGCGTTGACGCTTTCCCCGAACGCCTCGCTCGGACAGCCTACGGGTAGCCACGACCGTCGACATCCTCTCGTCCGTGAGAGTCACCGGAACGGGGGCAATCGCCTCGGCCAGTCGGGTGGCGTACGCCTTGGTGTGGATCGCCGCCGGGCCGTGCACCCCGGCGAGATTCACCGGTAGCCCGACGACCACCTCGACAGTTCGATGCTCTTCGACGAGGTGCGCCAATTCCGAGATGTCCGTCGGAATCGCCTTCTCGTCCGTGGCGAGGTCGCGGGCCAGGGTGACCAGCGGGGTGGCCAGAATGGCGTCCGGGTCGCAGATCGCCACGCCCACCCGTACCTTTCCGACGTCGACGCCGAGCCGTACACCGGGCGAGAAATGCCCCATACCGATTGCCCTCCCCTCGCTGCATACGGAAAGCAGACCGCCGTGGTTCACGATCTGACCACGACGATCTGCCTCCGAGCAATCCATCACGCCTCGGCGATTGCCTTTTCCACGGTCCCGAGCAGGGTCGGCGCCTGGTCGGCCGGCACGCCGCCGCCCTGGGCCAGGTCGGCGTTGCCGCCGCCCCGACCGGACAGGGCCGCCTTGACCAGGTCACCCGCGGACAGGCCGCGTCCCTTGGCGGCGGCGTTCAGCGCCACCACCAGCGAAGCCTTGCCACCGGAACGGGCCGCCACCGCGACCACCGCGGGACGAGCCGCGTCGATCTTGCCTCGGATCTCCTGCGCCAGCGTCCGTACGTCGTTGCCGGCCGCGCCCTCCGGCGCCTCGACCCCGACGTACGCGACCCCGCGCACGTCACGGGCACCGGCCGCGAACGCCGCCGCCCCGCCCAGCACCATCTGCGCCCGGAGCTTCTCCAGCTCCTTCTCCGCGTCCCGCAACTGGGACACGGTCTGCTCGACCCGGTCGGCTACCTGCTCGTTCGGCACCCGGTAGAGGTCGGCCAGCCGGGACACCAGCAGGTGCTCCTTGGCCAGGAACCGGAACGCGTCGATGCCGACCAGTGCCTCGACCCGGCGTACGCCGGCACCGATCGAGGACTCGTTGAGGATCTTCACCAGGCCGAGCTGACCGGAACGGGCCACATGCGTACCACCGCAGAGTTCACGGGCGTAGTCACCGACCTCGACCACCCGCACCTCTTCGCCGTACTTCTCGCCGAACAGGGCCATCGCCCCGAGCCGGCGGGCCTCGGCCTGCGAGGTGATGAAGGCGTGCACCTCAAGGTCGGACAGGAGCACCTCGTTGACCTGCTGCTCGACGTCTGCGAGCACGCTCGGGGAGACACCCGTCGGGGTGTTGAAGTCGAACCGGAGCCGGCCGGGGGCGTTGAGCGAACCCGCCTGGGTCGCCGACTCACCGAGGAAGTTCCGCATGGTCTGGTGCACCAGGTGGGTCGCCGTGTGCGACCGGGAGATCGCCCGGCGCCGGGTCACGTCGATCTCGGCGAGACCGGCCTCACCCGTACGGACCTCGCCCCGGACCACCCGGGCCCGGTGCACGATCAGGCCGGGGACCGGCTGCTGCACGTCGAGGACCTCGACCTGACCGCCGCCGACCGTGATCAACCCCAGGTCGGGCTGCTGGCCGCCGCCCTCGGCGTAGAACGGGGTGGTGTCGAGCACCAGCTCGACCGTCTCCCCCTCCCCCGCCACCTCGACCGGCACGCCGGCCCCGGCGAGCAGGGCCCGGACCTTGGACTCGCGACTGACCTCGGAGTAGCCGGTGAAGGTGACCGGTCCGCCGTTGTCCAGCACCCCGCGGTACGCGGACAGGTCCACGTGTCCGGTCTTGCGCGCCTGTGCGTCGGCCTTGGCCCGGGAACGCTGGTCGGCCATCAGCCGCCGGAAGCCGTCCTCGTCGACCGTCAGCCCCTGCTCGGCGGCGATCTCCAGGGTCAGGTCGATCGGGAAGCCGTAGGTGTCGTGAAGTTGGAACGCCCGCTCACCGGTCAACGCCGGCTTGCCCGCCGACTTCGACTCCGCGATCGCGGTGTCCAGGATCGTGGTGCCCGCCCGGAGGGTGGACAGGAACGCGTCCTCCTCCGCGTACGCGTACTGGGAGATCCGGTCGAAGTCGCTGGCCAGCTCGGGGTACGACGGCGACATGCAGTCCCGGGCCACCGGCAGCAGCTCGGGCAGGGCCCGCTCCTGCCAGCCGAGCAGCCGCACCGAACGGATCGCCCGGCGCATGATCCGGCGCAGCACGTAACCGCGACCCTCGTTCGACGGGGTCACCCCGTCACCGATCAGCATCAACGCGGTCCGCACGTGGTCGGCGATCACCCGCAGCCGTACGTCGTCCGGGTGCGACTGGTTGGCCGCGTGACCCGAGTGGGCGCCGTACCGCTTCCCGGTCAGCTCCGCCGCCCTGTCCAGGATCGGCCGCACCTCGTCGATCTCGTACAGGTTGTCCACGCCCTGCAGGATCGAGGCCATCCGCTCCAGGCCCATGCCGGTGTCGATGTTCTTCGCCGGCAGGTCACCCAGGATCGGGAAGTCCTCCTTGCCGGTGCCCGGACCCCGCTCGAACTGCATGAAAACGAGGTTCCAGAACTCCATGTACCGGTCCTCGTCGACCTCCGGGCCGCCCTCGGCGCCGAACTCCGGCCCCCGGTCGTAGAAGATCTCCGAGCACGGGCCGCACGGGCCGGGAATGCCCATGGACCAGAAGTTGTCCTTCTTGCCCCGCCGGACGATCCGCTCCGCCGGCACCCCGACCTGCTTGTGCCACAGCTCGAACGCCTCGTCGTCGTCGAGGTAGACGGTCGGCCAGATCCGCTCCGGATCCAGCCCGAACCCGCCGTCGGCCTGCGACTTGGTGATCAGGTCCCAGGCCAGGCTGATCGCACCCGACTTGAAGTAGTCCCCGAACGAGAAGTTCCCGTTCATCTGGAAGAACGTCCCGTGCCGACTGGTCTTGCCGACCTCGTCGATGTCCGGCGTACGGATGCACTTCTGCACCGACACCGCCCGCTGGTACGGCGCCGCCTGCTGCCCCAGGAAGTACGGCACGAACTGCACCATGCCCGCGTTCACGAACAACAGGTTCGGATCGTTGATGGCGGGCAGCGGAGCGGACGGCACCACGGCATGGCCATTCGCCTCGAAATGCGCCAGGTACCGCCGCTTGATCTCCGCCGTTTTCATCGGGAGCCATCCTCCGGGAAAATCTCGTGGTCGCCGATCCGCGGGTCCCCGCGCAGGTCGGCGAATTGGTCGTCATACGCCACGCCCTCGGCGAAGGCGTTGTGGATCTCCTGCTCACGCTCGGCCATACCGGCCCGAACGTCGTCGATGAAGCCACGCAGTGACTCGACCGCCCCACCGGCGGACGCCGACAGCGACGTGGCGATGCCGCCCGGTGTGTACGACTGGGCGGTCCGGGTCACCTTGCGGACGACCAGCGCCCCGACGGCGAGCCCGATGCCCAGCCAGAGCAAACGCCTCATGGCCTTATCCTCTCTCCCCGCTCCGGTGGCACCGGCACCAGGTCAGCGGTTCTCGCCGCGCTTGGCCGCCCGGCGCTGCTGCTTGATCGTCGCCCGTACCTCGCGGTCTTCGTCGGCGTGCCGGCGGGCGGCTGCCGCCTTGCGTACGCCGTAGCCGAAGGCGGCCACCTTCACCAGGGGGTTCGCCGCCGCGGCGGAGACCACGGTGGCGAGGTTGGCGACGTTGGCGGTGACGTTCTGCGCGTGACCGGTCATCGTGTCGATCTTGGCGAGCTGGATGTTCACCCCGTCCAACGAGGTGTGCACCTGTGTGAGCGCGACGTTCACGTTCTCGATGGTGGCGTTCGCGTTACCCAGAAGTGGCGCCGTACGGTCGTTCAGGTCGTTGATCGCCCGGGTAGCGGCGTCGACCGTGTGCCGCAGCCGCAGAATGGGCACGGCCAGTACGAGCACCAGCATCAGGAACGCCCCCGCCGCGACGAGCGCGGCGATCTGTCCAGGGTTCACCCGTGTTCTCCTCTACCGAACCGTCTCGAAAGCGCGGCTACGCCATCCGGGCGCACCGCTCCAACAGCGGGCAAAGCGGCACCGGACACGTAACGCCGCACTCCGTACCAACAGGCAGACCCTACCGTCCGTGACGAAAGTCGGCTCACGACGGTGGGGCGGTCAGTTCACTGAGCGGATCGTCGGTGAACAGCGGTTCCGGATCCACACCGGTGAGCGACGGGTCCGTACTCGGCTGCGGCTTGATCCGGTCGTCGTCGATCGCGTTCCGTACCTTGATCGACACCACCGCTCCGTCGCACGGCGGCGGCTCGACGCCGGGTGACGCCGGTGCCCCCTCCGGCTCGGTCGGCTCGACCGTCGGCCGGGCGTCCAGCGGCTCGGTGGCGCAGGTCGGTGGGCGGACCCACAGGTCGAGGGTCAGCTCGTCGCGC of the Micromonospora sp. NBC_01796 genome contains:
- a CDS encoding helix-turn-helix transcriptional regulator — its product is MSHPAARVLGLLELLQSQHRLTGAELSARLGVDERTVRRYARTLEELGIPVTAQRGRYGGYRLLPGYKLPPLMLTDDEAVAVVLGLVAAEQLGLGTEAPATAVALGKISRVLPEALADRLTAVRQTLGFTTRRRTETAGPAASVLLTLGAATRSRRRVSLTYRSWRGEDSRRDLDPYGLVFHAGRWYVTGHDHRRGEIRTFRLDRIAAVEPSAPDPADGGAGQFTVPDGFDPAGHVARSLAGVPYAWSVEVLLETDLTEARRRIPPSVAELIEAPDGVLVRARAENLDGMAQLLAGLGWPFTIRKPDELRTALAEHATRLAALAARHPDT
- a CDS encoding alpha/beta fold hydrolase; this translates as MSTFVLVPGFWLGAWAWQDVTAALRADGHEVHPVTLTGLADRAHLIGPEVDLETHTADIVGLIEAADLRDVVLVGHSGGGLPVTQAADRIPDRIARVVYVDSAPLPDGVSQFDTNPPEEQERTRGLVRDGQLPPPAWDPTADPENLAGLDEPALALLRERATPQPLRTATDPVRRTGGRAVPTTLVACTFPVDVVRSMIDQGVPMFAELAGADIHGLPTGHWPMLSEPKRLADLLDSIASA
- a CDS encoding shikimate kinase, with amino-acid sequence MAPICVLVGAPGSGKSSTGQVLATALGVGFRDTDGDIEATAGKPIPEIFVDEGEEHFRTLERDAVLAALGEFDGVLALGGGAILAESTRAALAGRTVVYLSVELTDAIRRVGLGAGRPLLAINPRATLKYLLDQRRPLYQEVAAHTVITDGRTPEQVADEILHLLKS
- the aroC gene encoding chorismate synthase gives rise to the protein MLRWLTAGESHGPALVALLEGVPAGIEVTSEQIIAELARRRLGYGRGARMAFERDEIEIIGGVRHGVTLGSPVAVRIGNSEWPKWQTVMSADPVDPDELASQARNAPLTRPRPGHADLAGMQKYGHTDARPILERASARETAARVAVGTVAKALVRQGLGIEIVSHVVELGSVAAKPGLQPRPEDAERIDADPLRCLDPEASTRMVAEVDAAKKDADTLGGIVEVLAYNVPPGLGSHVQWDRKLDARLATALMSIQAIKGVEIGDAWLQARSRGSVAHDEIVPTATGVRRVTDRAGGLEGGMTTGEPLRVRAAMKPISSLNRALATVDVTTGEPATAINQRSDVCAVPAAAVVAEAMVALVLAEAATEKFGGDSIAEIQRNLGGYLDHLVIR
- a CDS encoding ISL3 family transposase, which gives rise to MRNARLWARLLGVEKTVVEGVEFDEDAGVVVASVRPGRGQRRRCGVCGRRCPGYDRGEGRRRWRALDWGTVRMFVEADAPRVRCVTHGVVVAAVPWARHGAGHTRGFDQTVAWLATVCAKSAVTELMRVAWRTVGAVVARVWADVEAGNDLLAGLRRVGIDEISYRKGRKYLLVVVDHDSGRLVWVANGANQTTLGRFFDLLGERRCAEISHVSCDGARWMSDVITAYCPQAVRCADPYHVVAWATEALDVQRRQSWNAARGAARGISHNRRSRGTAKLLNNARWALWKNPENLSERQREQLAWIARTDPVLHRAWALKEGLRTVFAIARRSPAEAVEALDRWISWARRCRIPGFVKLQQRIVRHRHAIIASIEHRLSNAIVESTNTKIRLIIRRAYGFHSADAVIALAMLTLGGHRPNLPAR
- a CDS encoding LamG domain-containing protein, producing the protein MLAAGLLVATDFADRSPADAAPVDPGAPRLALPLPTVSSVEYPADGVAHGGPGVSGLFTLASGAPSAVKYVYAWAGGFQPATTVKVTAGAPHTVALTPPRYGLNTLEVYSLDRADRRSPTTSYAFLVGAPAAPVAHWPLDTIDGHYLRNQFGGAHLTLTQPDVGWAPDTWIVGEQTARFDGDGTGPRGVATATGTGLDTSGSFSVAAWVRQPSAGGCPEGNRTAVSVDGAHVSGFMLSYNCEAGKWRIRIPAQDGAEPKFLTAWAAVTPPADKWTHLVGVWDEGEGRASLWVNGVLDSTSTVTPSATWLSNRGGGWAAGGPVAIGRGRADDADRGFYSGEIRGVRLWNRVVTHDDLWGTPSDPGAGTQATAGILAPTQVATWDFNGEFGSGCGDATSNSYWSQRLRPHGCTNPYSPEQTSGYTEAGHDGNEALWFNEPQPEGYGSVGDGHAATSQAVLVGDQSLTVSTWARIAAITAQEQVLVQQGGTDGSVELSAGPDGRWSFGINSPGGSWSLATSDVPATTNDWVHLTGVFDAATGSVRLYVDGVLQTASGAGATGTPSSPLYLGAAGPTGGYFSGAVDQVKLYAGALSDAEVFDLYDNS